A part of Oncorhynchus kisutch isolate 150728-3 linkage group LG2, Okis_V2, whole genome shotgun sequence genomic DNA contains:
- the LOC109904380 gene encoding splicing factor 3B subunit 1 isoform X5 has protein sequence MAKVAKTHEDIEAQILEIQGMKAALVEEGADQGVGLDSTGYYDQEIYGGSDSRFAGYVTSIAANEQEDDDEEDSSTSLLGQKKPGYHAPVAILNAIPQSDEQYDPFAEHRPAKIAEREDEYKARRRQMIISPERLDPFADAVLLCQSCTALS, from the exons ATGGCGAAAGTCGCCAAAACACACGAAG ACATTGAGGCCCAGATCCTGGAGATCCAGGGTATGAAGGCTGCCCTGGTGGAGGAGGGAGCAGATCAGGGTGTGGGCCTGGACTCAACTGGATATTACGACCAGGAGATCTATGGTGGCAGTGACAGCCGCTTTGCTGGATATGTCACCTCCATTGCTGCCAATGAACAGGAGGAT GATGACGAGGAGGACTCTTCAACAAGTCTACTTGGACAGAAGAAACCGGGGTATCATGCTCCGGTGGCTATACTCAATGCGATACCACAGTCAGATGAACAG tacGACCCGTTCGCAGAGCACAGGCCCGCCAAGATTGCAGAGCGTGAGGACGAGTACAAGGCCAGACGACGACAGATGATCATCTCTCCGGAGCGACTCGACCCCTTTGCAGACG CAGTACTGCTTTGCCAGTCCTGTACTGCACTCTCTTAA
- the LOC109904380 gene encoding splicing factor 3B subunit 1 isoform X1, with protein MAKVAKTHEDIEAQILEIQGMKAALVEEGADQGVGLDSTGYYDQEIYGGSDSRFAGYVTSIAANEQEDDDEEDSSTSLLGQKKPGYHAPVAILNAIPQSDEQYDPFAEHRPAKIAEREDEYKARRRQMIISPERLDPFADGGKTPDPKLQSRSYMDVMKEQHLTKEEKEIRQQMAEKAKTGDLKAVNGSAASQAAAAAAKRKRRWDQTAEKQDQSGTPSNTGTPKKMSSWDQADQAAEQTPGHTPGHTPSNSRWDETPGRNKGSETPGATPSSRMWDPTPSHTPAGAATPGRGDTPGHTTPGHGGATGSVRKNRWDETPKTERETPGHGSGWAETPRTDRGDESVGETPTPGASKRKSRWDETPASQMGSSTPLMTPGKTPIGTPAMNMATPSPGHLMSMTPEQLQAWRWEREIDERNRPLTDDELDAMFPEGYKVLPPPAGYVPIRTPARKLSATPTPMGGMTGFHMQQEDRSMKQINDQPSGNLPFLKPDDIQYFDKLLVEVDESTLSPEEQKERKIMKLLLKIKNGTPPMRKAALRQITDKAREFGAGPLFNQILPLLMSPTLEDQERHLLVKVIDRILYKLDDLVRPYVHKILVVIEPLLIDEDYYARVEGREIISNLAKAAGLATMISTMRPDIDNMDEYVRNTTARAFAVVASALGIPSLLPFLKAVCKSKKSWQARHTGIKIVQQIAILMGCAILPHLRSLVEIIEHGLVDEQQKVRTISALAIAALAEAATPYGIESFDSVLKPLWKGIRQHRGKGLAAFLKAIGYLIPLMDAEYANYYTREVMLILIREFQSPDEEMKKIVLKVVKQCCGTDGVEANYIKTEILPPFFKHFWQHRMALDRRNYRQLVDTTVELANKVGAAEIISRIVDDLKDEAEQYRKMVMETIEKIMGNLGAADIDHKLEEQLIDGILYAFQEQTTEDSVMLNGFGTVVNALGKRVKPYLPQICGTVLWRLNNKSAKVRQQAADLISRTAVVMKTCQEEKLMGHLGVVLYEYLGEEYPEVLGSILGALKAIVNVIGMHKMTPPIKDLLPRLTPILKNRHEKVQENCIDLVGRIADRGAEYVSAREWMRICFELLELLKAHKKAIRRATVNTFGYIAKAIGPHDVLATLLNNLKVQERQNRVCTTVAIAIVAETCSPFTVLPALMNEYRVPELNVQNGVLKSLSFLFEYIGEMGKDYIYAVTPLLEDALMDRDLVHRQTASAVVQHMSLGVYGFGCEDSLNHLLNYVWPNVFETSPHVIQAVMGALEGLRVAIGPCRMLQYCLQGLFHPARKVRDVYWKIYNSIYIGSQDALIAHYPHVYNDEKNPYLRYELEYFL; from the exons ATGGCGAAAGTCGCCAAAACACACGAAG ACATTGAGGCCCAGATCCTGGAGATCCAGGGTATGAAGGCTGCCCTGGTGGAGGAGGGAGCAGATCAGGGTGTGGGCCTGGACTCAACTGGATATTACGACCAGGAGATCTATGGTGGCAGTGACAGCCGCTTTGCTGGATATGTCACCTCCATTGCTGCCAATGAACAGGAGGAT GATGACGAGGAGGACTCTTCAACAAGTCTACTTGGACAGAAGAAACCGGGGTATCATGCTCCGGTGGCTATACTCAATGCGATACCACAGTCAGATGAACAG tacGACCCGTTCGCAGAGCACAGGCCCGCCAAGATTGCAGAGCGTGAGGACGAGTACAAGGCCAGACGACGACAGATGATCATCTCTCCGGAGCGACTCGACCCCTTTGCAGACG GGGGCAAAACGCCGGACCCAAAGCTGCAGTCCAGGTCGTACATGGATGTCATGAAGGAGCAGCACCTGACCAAAGAGGAG AAAGAGATCCGTCAGCAGATGGCAGAAAAGGCCAAGACGGGAGACCTGAAGGCTGTCAACGGCTCTGCTGCCTCCCAGGCTGCCGCTGCCGCCGCCAAGCGCAAACGCCGCTGGGACCAGACGGCCGAGAAACAGGACCAATCAGGAACCCCCAGCAACACCGGCACACCCAAGAAGATGTCTAGCTGGGACCAGGCTGACCAGGCTGCTGAG CAGACCCCAGGACACACCCCTGGCCACACCCCCTCCAACAGCCGCTGGGACGAGACCCCTGGCAGGAATAAGGGCAGCGAGACCCCAGGGGCCACTCCCAGCTCCCGGATGTGGGACCCAACCCCCAGCCACACCCCGGCCGGAGCAGCCACCCCAGGCAGGGGGGACACACCGGGACACACCACCCCCGGACATGGGGGAGCCACAGGCAGCGTGCGCAAAAACCGTTGGGATGAGACCCCCAAGACTGAGAGGGAGACCCCTGGTCATGGTAGTGGTTGGGCCGAGACTCCCCGTACAGACAGAGGAGACGAGTCTGTGGGAGAGACCCCTACCCCCGGGGCCAGTAAGAGGAAGTCCCGTTGGGACGAGACCCCTGCCAGCCAGATGGGTTCTTCCACTCCACTGATGACCCCTGGGAAGACCCCCATTGGAACCCCTGCCATGAATATGGCCACTCCCTCTCCAG GTCACCTGATGAGCATGACCCCAGAGCAGCTGCAGGCGTGGCGTTGGGAGAGGGAGATCGATGAGAGAAACCGACCTCTCACAGACGATGAGCTGGACGCCATGTTCCCAGAGGGATACAAG GTCCTTCCCCCACCAGCAGGCTATGTGCCCATCCGTACCCCGGCCCGGAAGCTGTCTGCCACACCCACCCCCATGGGGGGCATGACGGGCTTCCACATGCAGCAGGAGGACCGCTCCATGAAGCAGATCAACGACCAGCCCAGTGGGAACCTGCCCTTCCTCAAACCAGACGACATCCAGTACTTTGATAAACTGCTGGTTGAGGTAGATGAGTCCACTCTGAGCCCAGAGGAACAGAAGGAGCGTAAGATCATGAAACTGCTGCTGAAGATCAAGAACGGAACACCTCCCATGAGAAAG GCTGCCCTGCGTCAGATCACAGACAAGGCGAGGGAGTTTGGAGCAGGGCCCCTGTTCAACCAGATCCTGCCCCTGCTCATGTCTCCTACTCTGGAGGACCAGGAGCGCCACCTACTGGTCAAGGTCATCGACCGCATCCTCTACAAGCTGGACGATCTCGTCCGCCCATATGTACACAAG ATCCTGGTGGTGATTGAGCCCCTGCTGATTGATGAAGATTACTACGCCAGAGTGGAGGGCAGAGAGATCATCTCTAACTTGGCCAAG GCTGCCGGCCTGGCCACTATGATCTCCACCATGAGGCCTGATATTGACAACATGGATGAGTATGTCAGAAATACAACAGCCAGAGCTTTCGCTGTCGTAGCGTCCGCTCTGGGTATCCCATCCCTGCTGCCCTTCCTCAAGGCTGTGTGTAAGAGCAAGAAGTCATGGCAGGCCCGCCACACGGGCATCAAGATTGTCCAGCAGATCGCCATCCTCATGGGTTGTGCCATCCTGCCCCATCTGAGGAGTTTGGTGGAGATCATCGAGCATG GTCTGGTGGATGAGCAGCAGAAGGTGCGGACCATCAGTGCCCTGGCCATTGCTGCCCTGGCGGAGGCTGCCACTCCCTACGGTATCGAGTCCTTTGACTCCGTACTCAAACCCCTGTGGAAAGGTATCAGACAGCACAGAGGAAAG GGTCTGGCTGCGTTCCTGAAGGCCATTGGCTACCTGATCCCTCTAATGGATGCTGAGTATGCTAACTACTACACCAGAGAGGTCATGCTGATCCTCATCAGAGAGTTCCAGTCCCCTGACGAGGAGATGAAGAAGATCGTGCTCAAG GTGGTGAAACAGTGCTGTGGTACTGACGGTGTGGAGGCCAACTACATCAAGACAGAGATCCTGCCCCCCTTCTTCAAGCACTTCTGGCAGCACAGGATGGCCCTGGACAGACGCAACTACAGACAG cTGGTGGACACCACAGTAGAGCTGGCCAACAAGGTGGGAGCAGCAGAGATCATCTCTCGTATAGTAGATGACCTGAAGGACGAGGCAGAGCAGTACAGGAAGATGGTGATGGAGACCATAGAGAAGATCATGGGGAACCTGGGAGCTGCTGACATCGACCACAAGCTGGAGGAGCAGCTGATCGATGGCATCCTGTACGCCTTCCAGGAACAGACCACTGAG GACTCTGTAATGCTGAACGGGTTTGGCACGGTGGTGAATGCCCTGGGGAAGAGGGTGAAGCCCTACCTGCCTCAGATCTGTGGTACGGTACTGTGGCGTCTCAACAACAAGTCTGCCAAGGTCCGCCAGCAGGCTGCTGACCTCATCTCTCGTACCGCCGTGGTCATGAAGACCTGCCAGGAG GAGAAGCTGATGGGTCACCTGGGAGTGGTGTTATATGAGTACCTAGGAGAGGAGTATCCTGAAGTACTGGGAAGCATCCTCGGTGCTCTCAAGGCCATCGTCAACGTCATCG GCATGCATAAGATGACTCCACCAATCAAAGACCTGCTGCCGCGCCTGACGCCAATCTTGAAGAACAGACATGAGAAGGTGCAGGAGAACTGTATTGACCTGGTGGGCAGGATTGCTGACAG GGGTGCTGAGTACGTGTCGGCCAGGGAATGGATGCGGATCTGTTTTGAGCTGCTGGAGCTCCTGAAGGCCCACAAGAAGGCCATCCGCAGAGCCACTGTCAACACCTTTGGATACATCGCCAAGGCTATCGG accCCATGACGTGCTGGCCACACTACTAAACAACCTGAAGGTTCAGGAGCGTCAGAACAGAGTGTGTACTACCGTAGCCATCGCCATCGTGGCTGAGACCTGTTCTCCCTTCACCGTGCTCCCCGCGCTCATGAATGAGTACCGCGTGCCAGAGCTCAACGTGCAGAATGGCGTGCTCAAGTCCCTCTCCTTCCTGTTTGAGTACATTGGGGAGATGGGCAAGGACTACATTTACGCTGTCACGCCCCTGCTGGAGGATGCACTGATGGACAG AGACTTggtccacagacagacagccagtgcCGTGGTGCAGCACATGTCCCTGGGTGTCTACGGCTTTGGCTGTGAAGACTCTCTCAACCACCTGCTCAACTATGTGTGGCCCAACGTGTTTGAGACGTCGCCCCACGTCATCCAGGCTGTGATGGGGGCCTTGGAAGGCCTCAGGGTGGCCATCGGCCCCTGCCGCATGCTGCAGTATTGCCTACAG GGTCTGTTCCACCCAGCCAGGAAGGTGCGAGACGTCTACTGGAAGATCTACAACTCTATCTACATCGGCTCCCAGGATGCTCTCATTGCTCATTACCCACACGTCTACAACGATGAGAAGAACCCTTACCTCCGCTATGAGCTGGAGTACTTCTTGTGA
- the LOC109904380 gene encoding splicing factor 3B subunit 1 isoform X2 produces the protein MAKVAKTHEDIEAQILEIQGMKAALVEEGADQGVGLDSTGYYDQEIYGGSDSRFAGYVTSIAANEQEDDDEEDSSTSLLGQKKPGYHAPVAILNAIPQSDEQYDPFAEHRPAKIAEREDEYKARRRQMIISPERLDPFADGGKTPDPKLQSRSYMDVMKEQHLTKEEKEIRQQMAEKAKTGDLKAVNGSAASQAAAAAAKRKRRWDQTAEKQDQSGTPSNTGTPKKMSSWDQADQAAETPGHTPGHTPSNSRWDETPGRNKGSETPGATPSSRMWDPTPSHTPAGAATPGRGDTPGHTTPGHGGATGSVRKNRWDETPKTERETPGHGSGWAETPRTDRGDESVGETPTPGASKRKSRWDETPASQMGSSTPLMTPGKTPIGTPAMNMATPSPGHLMSMTPEQLQAWRWEREIDERNRPLTDDELDAMFPEGYKVLPPPAGYVPIRTPARKLSATPTPMGGMTGFHMQQEDRSMKQINDQPSGNLPFLKPDDIQYFDKLLVEVDESTLSPEEQKERKIMKLLLKIKNGTPPMRKAALRQITDKAREFGAGPLFNQILPLLMSPTLEDQERHLLVKVIDRILYKLDDLVRPYVHKILVVIEPLLIDEDYYARVEGREIISNLAKAAGLATMISTMRPDIDNMDEYVRNTTARAFAVVASALGIPSLLPFLKAVCKSKKSWQARHTGIKIVQQIAILMGCAILPHLRSLVEIIEHGLVDEQQKVRTISALAIAALAEAATPYGIESFDSVLKPLWKGIRQHRGKGLAAFLKAIGYLIPLMDAEYANYYTREVMLILIREFQSPDEEMKKIVLKVVKQCCGTDGVEANYIKTEILPPFFKHFWQHRMALDRRNYRQLVDTTVELANKVGAAEIISRIVDDLKDEAEQYRKMVMETIEKIMGNLGAADIDHKLEEQLIDGILYAFQEQTTEDSVMLNGFGTVVNALGKRVKPYLPQICGTVLWRLNNKSAKVRQQAADLISRTAVVMKTCQEEKLMGHLGVVLYEYLGEEYPEVLGSILGALKAIVNVIGMHKMTPPIKDLLPRLTPILKNRHEKVQENCIDLVGRIADRGAEYVSAREWMRICFELLELLKAHKKAIRRATVNTFGYIAKAIGPHDVLATLLNNLKVQERQNRVCTTVAIAIVAETCSPFTVLPALMNEYRVPELNVQNGVLKSLSFLFEYIGEMGKDYIYAVTPLLEDALMDRDLVHRQTASAVVQHMSLGVYGFGCEDSLNHLLNYVWPNVFETSPHVIQAVMGALEGLRVAIGPCRMLQYCLQGLFHPARKVRDVYWKIYNSIYIGSQDALIAHYPHVYNDEKNPYLRYELEYFL, from the exons ATGGCGAAAGTCGCCAAAACACACGAAG ACATTGAGGCCCAGATCCTGGAGATCCAGGGTATGAAGGCTGCCCTGGTGGAGGAGGGAGCAGATCAGGGTGTGGGCCTGGACTCAACTGGATATTACGACCAGGAGATCTATGGTGGCAGTGACAGCCGCTTTGCTGGATATGTCACCTCCATTGCTGCCAATGAACAGGAGGAT GATGACGAGGAGGACTCTTCAACAAGTCTACTTGGACAGAAGAAACCGGGGTATCATGCTCCGGTGGCTATACTCAATGCGATACCACAGTCAGATGAACAG tacGACCCGTTCGCAGAGCACAGGCCCGCCAAGATTGCAGAGCGTGAGGACGAGTACAAGGCCAGACGACGACAGATGATCATCTCTCCGGAGCGACTCGACCCCTTTGCAGACG GGGGCAAAACGCCGGACCCAAAGCTGCAGTCCAGGTCGTACATGGATGTCATGAAGGAGCAGCACCTGACCAAAGAGGAG AAAGAGATCCGTCAGCAGATGGCAGAAAAGGCCAAGACGGGAGACCTGAAGGCTGTCAACGGCTCTGCTGCCTCCCAGGCTGCCGCTGCCGCCGCCAAGCGCAAACGCCGCTGGGACCAGACGGCCGAGAAACAGGACCAATCAGGAACCCCCAGCAACACCGGCACACCCAAGAAGATGTCTAGCTGGGACCAGGCTGACCAGGCTGCTGAG ACCCCAGGACACACCCCTGGCCACACCCCCTCCAACAGCCGCTGGGACGAGACCCCTGGCAGGAATAAGGGCAGCGAGACCCCAGGGGCCACTCCCAGCTCCCGGATGTGGGACCCAACCCCCAGCCACACCCCGGCCGGAGCAGCCACCCCAGGCAGGGGGGACACACCGGGACACACCACCCCCGGACATGGGGGAGCCACAGGCAGCGTGCGCAAAAACCGTTGGGATGAGACCCCCAAGACTGAGAGGGAGACCCCTGGTCATGGTAGTGGTTGGGCCGAGACTCCCCGTACAGACAGAGGAGACGAGTCTGTGGGAGAGACCCCTACCCCCGGGGCCAGTAAGAGGAAGTCCCGTTGGGACGAGACCCCTGCCAGCCAGATGGGTTCTTCCACTCCACTGATGACCCCTGGGAAGACCCCCATTGGAACCCCTGCCATGAATATGGCCACTCCCTCTCCAG GTCACCTGATGAGCATGACCCCAGAGCAGCTGCAGGCGTGGCGTTGGGAGAGGGAGATCGATGAGAGAAACCGACCTCTCACAGACGATGAGCTGGACGCCATGTTCCCAGAGGGATACAAG GTCCTTCCCCCACCAGCAGGCTATGTGCCCATCCGTACCCCGGCCCGGAAGCTGTCTGCCACACCCACCCCCATGGGGGGCATGACGGGCTTCCACATGCAGCAGGAGGACCGCTCCATGAAGCAGATCAACGACCAGCCCAGTGGGAACCTGCCCTTCCTCAAACCAGACGACATCCAGTACTTTGATAAACTGCTGGTTGAGGTAGATGAGTCCACTCTGAGCCCAGAGGAACAGAAGGAGCGTAAGATCATGAAACTGCTGCTGAAGATCAAGAACGGAACACCTCCCATGAGAAAG GCTGCCCTGCGTCAGATCACAGACAAGGCGAGGGAGTTTGGAGCAGGGCCCCTGTTCAACCAGATCCTGCCCCTGCTCATGTCTCCTACTCTGGAGGACCAGGAGCGCCACCTACTGGTCAAGGTCATCGACCGCATCCTCTACAAGCTGGACGATCTCGTCCGCCCATATGTACACAAG ATCCTGGTGGTGATTGAGCCCCTGCTGATTGATGAAGATTACTACGCCAGAGTGGAGGGCAGAGAGATCATCTCTAACTTGGCCAAG GCTGCCGGCCTGGCCACTATGATCTCCACCATGAGGCCTGATATTGACAACATGGATGAGTATGTCAGAAATACAACAGCCAGAGCTTTCGCTGTCGTAGCGTCCGCTCTGGGTATCCCATCCCTGCTGCCCTTCCTCAAGGCTGTGTGTAAGAGCAAGAAGTCATGGCAGGCCCGCCACACGGGCATCAAGATTGTCCAGCAGATCGCCATCCTCATGGGTTGTGCCATCCTGCCCCATCTGAGGAGTTTGGTGGAGATCATCGAGCATG GTCTGGTGGATGAGCAGCAGAAGGTGCGGACCATCAGTGCCCTGGCCATTGCTGCCCTGGCGGAGGCTGCCACTCCCTACGGTATCGAGTCCTTTGACTCCGTACTCAAACCCCTGTGGAAAGGTATCAGACAGCACAGAGGAAAG GGTCTGGCTGCGTTCCTGAAGGCCATTGGCTACCTGATCCCTCTAATGGATGCTGAGTATGCTAACTACTACACCAGAGAGGTCATGCTGATCCTCATCAGAGAGTTCCAGTCCCCTGACGAGGAGATGAAGAAGATCGTGCTCAAG GTGGTGAAACAGTGCTGTGGTACTGACGGTGTGGAGGCCAACTACATCAAGACAGAGATCCTGCCCCCCTTCTTCAAGCACTTCTGGCAGCACAGGATGGCCCTGGACAGACGCAACTACAGACAG cTGGTGGACACCACAGTAGAGCTGGCCAACAAGGTGGGAGCAGCAGAGATCATCTCTCGTATAGTAGATGACCTGAAGGACGAGGCAGAGCAGTACAGGAAGATGGTGATGGAGACCATAGAGAAGATCATGGGGAACCTGGGAGCTGCTGACATCGACCACAAGCTGGAGGAGCAGCTGATCGATGGCATCCTGTACGCCTTCCAGGAACAGACCACTGAG GACTCTGTAATGCTGAACGGGTTTGGCACGGTGGTGAATGCCCTGGGGAAGAGGGTGAAGCCCTACCTGCCTCAGATCTGTGGTACGGTACTGTGGCGTCTCAACAACAAGTCTGCCAAGGTCCGCCAGCAGGCTGCTGACCTCATCTCTCGTACCGCCGTGGTCATGAAGACCTGCCAGGAG GAGAAGCTGATGGGTCACCTGGGAGTGGTGTTATATGAGTACCTAGGAGAGGAGTATCCTGAAGTACTGGGAAGCATCCTCGGTGCTCTCAAGGCCATCGTCAACGTCATCG GCATGCATAAGATGACTCCACCAATCAAAGACCTGCTGCCGCGCCTGACGCCAATCTTGAAGAACAGACATGAGAAGGTGCAGGAGAACTGTATTGACCTGGTGGGCAGGATTGCTGACAG GGGTGCTGAGTACGTGTCGGCCAGGGAATGGATGCGGATCTGTTTTGAGCTGCTGGAGCTCCTGAAGGCCCACAAGAAGGCCATCCGCAGAGCCACTGTCAACACCTTTGGATACATCGCCAAGGCTATCGG accCCATGACGTGCTGGCCACACTACTAAACAACCTGAAGGTTCAGGAGCGTCAGAACAGAGTGTGTACTACCGTAGCCATCGCCATCGTGGCTGAGACCTGTTCTCCCTTCACCGTGCTCCCCGCGCTCATGAATGAGTACCGCGTGCCAGAGCTCAACGTGCAGAATGGCGTGCTCAAGTCCCTCTCCTTCCTGTTTGAGTACATTGGGGAGATGGGCAAGGACTACATTTACGCTGTCACGCCCCTGCTGGAGGATGCACTGATGGACAG AGACTTggtccacagacagacagccagtgcCGTGGTGCAGCACATGTCCCTGGGTGTCTACGGCTTTGGCTGTGAAGACTCTCTCAACCACCTGCTCAACTATGTGTGGCCCAACGTGTTTGAGACGTCGCCCCACGTCATCCAGGCTGTGATGGGGGCCTTGGAAGGCCTCAGGGTGGCCATCGGCCCCTGCCGCATGCTGCAGTATTGCCTACAG GGTCTGTTCCACCCAGCCAGGAAGGTGCGAGACGTCTACTGGAAGATCTACAACTCTATCTACATCGGCTCCCAGGATGCTCTCATTGCTCATTACCCACACGTCTACAACGATGAGAAGAACCCTTACCTCCGCTATGAGCTGGAGTACTTCTTGTGA